In Nocardioides marinus, one DNA window encodes the following:
- a CDS encoding MSMEG_0567/sll0787 family protein: MTLDVSVLTGPLRGTGHDRHTDASYVVVEAGPRELAGYRRLRHDVFVTEQGLFAGSDADAVDDDPRTVVLVALAGDGELLGGVRIHPAPGADGSPPLRDLGWWRGSRLAVASDARLHLGVGAALVRAACARAETQGALRFDAEVQAQRRRLFERLGWSVRHETLRHGHPHLVVDFPISRIQRLVDATKAPLGLLLDELATGTPRGFVGDDAAPVPGSEMVAACDAILPAMVERDPEWAGWCSVLVNLNDLAAMGATPVGLLDAVGARDASFARRVLRGLTDAAAAWGVPVLGGHTQLGVPGQLAVTALGRTSAPVPGGGGRAGHRLRVTADLGGGWRRGYTGAQWDSTSHRTPEQLRSQMTVVPALAPTAAKDVSMSGLVGSTGMLAEASGCRAVLDVGAVPAPAAAGTADWLTCFPGFAIVSAEDGSPGTPDTSLLPHHLSTAVCGHLESGSGVGLRWPDGVVTDAVTSTVTGMGTAS, translated from the coding sequence ATGACCCTCGACGTCTCGGTCCTCACCGGCCCGCTGCGCGGGACCGGGCACGACCGGCACACCGACGCGTCGTACGTCGTCGTGGAGGCTGGGCCGCGCGAGCTGGCCGGCTACCGGCGGCTGCGGCACGACGTCTTCGTCACCGAGCAGGGTCTCTTCGCAGGCTCCGACGCCGACGCCGTCGACGACGACCCGCGCACCGTGGTGCTCGTGGCGCTGGCCGGCGACGGCGAGCTGCTCGGCGGTGTGCGCATCCATCCGGCACCGGGAGCCGATGGATCGCCGCCGCTGCGCGACCTGGGCTGGTGGCGGGGCAGCCGGCTGGCGGTCGCCTCGGACGCGCGGCTGCACCTCGGGGTCGGCGCCGCGCTGGTGCGGGCGGCCTGCGCCCGGGCCGAGACGCAGGGCGCGCTCCGCTTCGACGCCGAGGTCCAGGCCCAGCGCCGCCGGCTCTTCGAGCGGCTGGGCTGGAGCGTGCGCCACGAGACCCTGCGGCACGGTCACCCGCACCTGGTCGTGGACTTCCCGATCAGCCGCATCCAGCGGTTGGTCGACGCGACCAAGGCACCGCTCGGGCTGCTGCTCGACGAGCTCGCCACCGGCACTCCGCGCGGCTTCGTCGGCGACGACGCCGCACCGGTGCCGGGCAGCGAGATGGTCGCCGCCTGCGACGCGATCCTGCCCGCCATGGTCGAGCGCGACCCGGAGTGGGCGGGGTGGTGCAGCGTGCTGGTCAACCTCAACGACCTCGCGGCCATGGGCGCGACTCCCGTCGGGCTCCTCGACGCGGTCGGCGCCCGCGACGCCTCCTTCGCGCGTCGGGTCCTGCGCGGCCTCACCGATGCCGCCGCGGCCTGGGGCGTGCCCGTCCTGGGCGGGCACACGCAGCTCGGGGTCCCTGGCCAGCTCGCGGTCACGGCGCTGGGGCGCACGTCCGCCCCGGTGCCCGGTGGTGGGGGCCGCGCGGGTCATCGGCTGCGGGTGACCGCCGACCTCGGCGGCGGCTGGCGTCGCGGCTACACCGGCGCCCAGTGGGACTCCACCTCGCACCGGACGCCCGAGCAGCTGCGCTCGCAGATGACGGTCGTCCCCGCCCTCGCCCCGACGGCCGCCAAGGACGTCTCCATGAGCGGCCTGGTGGGCAGCACCGGGATGCTCGCCGAGGCCAGCGGGTGCCGGGCGGTCCTCGACGTCGGCGCGGTCCCCGCACCGGCGGCGGCCGGGACCGCCGACTGGCTCACCTGCTTCCCCGGCTTCGCCATCGTCTCGGCCGAGGACGGCAGCCCGGGCACCCCCGACACCAGCCTGCTGCCGCACCACCTCTCCACCGCCGTGTGCGGCCACCTCGAGTCCGGCTCGGGCGTCGGCCTGCGCTGGCCCGACGGCGTCGTCACCGACGCCGTCACCTCCACCGTCACCGGAATGGGAACCGCCTCATGA
- a CDS encoding endonuclease, whose amino-acid sequence MADPDPARTCRELLERDGRTYADEGEVALRDEPAALYRLLVLCMLASTRIRAEVAAAAARELWAAGLTSPERMRGSTWQQRVEALGRGGYRRYDESTATALAEGAALVRNRWDDDLRLVRDRCDGPAEVAEELQAVPRLGPVGAGIFVREVQAVWPDLGPHLDERARRAATAAGLSADARRLTDHVPDGRFVALAATLARLGPTGVRER is encoded by the coding sequence ATGGCTGATCCAGACCCCGCCCGGACCTGCCGTGAGCTGCTCGAGCGCGACGGTCGCACCTACGCCGACGAGGGAGAGGTCGCGTTGCGCGACGAGCCGGCGGCGCTCTACCGGTTGCTCGTGCTGTGCATGCTCGCCTCGACCCGGATCCGCGCGGAGGTGGCAGCGGCAGCCGCGCGGGAGCTCTGGGCGGCCGGACTCACCAGCCCGGAGCGGATGCGTGGGTCGACCTGGCAGCAGCGGGTCGAGGCGCTCGGCCGGGGAGGCTACCGCCGCTACGACGAGAGCACCGCGACCGCGCTCGCCGAGGGCGCCGCGCTCGTGCGCAACCGCTGGGACGACGACCTGCGGCTGGTCCGCGACCGGTGCGACGGACCCGCGGAGGTCGCCGAGGAGCTGCAGGCGGTCCCCCGTCTGGGCCCGGTGGGCGCCGGCATCTTCGTGCGCGAGGTCCAGGCGGTCTGGCCGGACCTCGGCCCCCACCTCGACGAGCGTGCTCGGAGGGCGGCCACGGCCGCGGGCCTGAGTGCCGATGCCCGTCGGCTCACCGACCACGTGCCGGACGGGCGCTTCGTGGCGCTCGCCGCCACGCTCGCACGACTCGGCCCGACGGGGGTGCGGGAGCGGTGA
- a CDS encoding MSMEG_0572/Sll0783 family nitrogen starvation response protein, protein MSVFDDEILAAMEKSKAEIPHPSQGKGTNLYGSTKLFPDYQASEGQAWLTLVHGIPHESSVSFVAVLQTTRALRKGFDATLYFYGPGALACADTRGFPTTGDVAFPGNQNMNDAIKTFISEGGTVLCCRFGMALHGQREEDLIEGVIPCHPLDVQDAVIHFANKGAIINSVYNL, encoded by the coding sequence ATGTCCGTGTTCGACGACGAGATCCTCGCCGCGATGGAGAAGTCCAAGGCCGAGATCCCCCACCCCTCCCAGGGCAAGGGCACCAACCTCTACGGCTCCACCAAGCTCTTCCCCGACTACCAGGCCAGCGAGGGCCAGGCCTGGCTCACCCTCGTCCACGGCATCCCGCACGAGTCCTCGGTGTCGTTCGTGGCCGTCCTCCAGACGACCCGGGCGCTGCGCAAGGGCTTCGACGCCACGCTCTACTTCTACGGCCCCGGCGCGCTGGCCTGTGCCGACACCCGTGGCTTCCCGACGACCGGCGACGTCGCCTTCCCCGGCAACCAGAACATGAACGACGCCATCAAGACCTTCATCTCCGAGGGCGGCACCGTGCTGTGCTGCCGGTTCGGCATGGCCCTGCACGGCCAGCGCGAGGAGGACCTCATCGAGGGCGTCATCCCCTGCCACCCGCTCGACGTCCAGGACGCGGTGATCCACTTCGCCAACAAGGGCGCGATCATCAACTCCGTCTACAACCTCTGA
- a CDS encoding SRPBCC domain-containing protein, with the protein MPRNPHARIEIDAPLDRVWEVMLDTASYGEWNPFVLRADCAAPRVGEPITLHVRFANGSTATSPERITALDVPTTGEDGVRRALLAYRYEGLPAKLRLVQGVRDQRLTQALGGPTVYDTVERFSGPLVRLAGPARVEDGFRRHAQALKERAESL; encoded by the coding sequence ATGCCGCGGAACCCCCACGCCCGCATCGAGATCGACGCGCCCCTGGACCGGGTCTGGGAGGTCATGCTCGACACGGCGTCGTACGGCGAGTGGAACCCGTTCGTGCTGCGGGCCGACTGCGCGGCCCCTCGGGTCGGTGAGCCGATCACCCTGCACGTGCGCTTCGCGAACGGCTCGACCGCCACGTCGCCGGAGCGCATCACCGCGCTGGACGTCCCGACCACCGGCGAGGACGGGGTGCGCCGAGCGCTGCTGGCCTACCGCTACGAGGGCCTCCCGGCGAAGCTGCGACTCGTCCAAGGGGTGCGCGACCAGCGGCTCACGCAGGCCCTCGGCGGGCCGACGGTCTACGACACGGTCGAGCGGTTCTCCGGTCCGCTGGTGCGGCTCGCCGGCCCCGCACGCGTCGAGGACGGCTTCCGCCGGCACGCGCAGGCGCTGAAGGAGCGCGCCGAGTCGCTCTAG
- a CDS encoding amidohydrolase family protein, whose protein sequence is MPTAAHDAHRHIGRLPSYPFYGGPPISPDTTARETVAELYDDLDAERTERALVLPNYGVPDPDVAFGLNHLALEAAQADDRVRCGLWVSPKGSDHDRNTASLALAGEEGVAALKTSFLLGGAVDADDSVEELERIFTTAAEKGLVVHVHTSPGAASDVDQIGKLVEAYGATTRIHLVHLGGGMSGHMKLIGGRFFDWIERGLQVYTDTSWAIGFAPAWLCQEIQRRGIGHDRVLFATDTPWGDHAGEHARLAAATDDPELTDALFRGNFEALYGS, encoded by the coding sequence ATGCCCACCGCCGCCCACGACGCCCACCGGCACATCGGCCGGCTGCCGTCGTACCCCTTCTACGGCGGCCCGCCGATCAGCCCCGACACCACCGCCCGCGAGACCGTCGCCGAGCTCTACGACGACCTCGACGCCGAGCGCACCGAGCGTGCGCTGGTGCTGCCGAACTACGGCGTCCCCGACCCCGACGTCGCCTTCGGCCTCAACCACCTGGCCCTCGAGGCGGCGCAGGCCGACGACCGGGTCCGCTGCGGGCTGTGGGTCTCGCCCAAGGGCAGCGACCACGACCGCAACACCGCCTCGCTGGCGCTGGCCGGCGAGGAGGGGGTCGCGGCGCTGAAGACCAGCTTCCTGCTCGGCGGCGCCGTCGACGCCGACGACTCCGTCGAGGAGCTGGAGCGGATCTTCACGACCGCCGCCGAGAAGGGGCTGGTCGTGCACGTGCACACCTCCCCCGGCGCCGCCAGCGACGTCGACCAGATCGGCAAGCTCGTCGAGGCCTACGGTGCGACGACCCGCATCCACCTCGTGCACCTCGGGGGCGGCATGAGCGGGCACATGAAGCTGATCGGCGGCCGCTTCTTCGACTGGATCGAGCGCGGCCTGCAGGTCTACACCGACACCTCCTGGGCCATCGGCTTCGCGCCGGCGTGGCTGTGCCAGGAGATCCAGCGTCGCGGCATCGGCCACGACCGCGTGCTCTTCGCGACCGACACCCCCTGGGGCGACCACGCCGGCGAGCACGCCCGGCTGGCCGCCGCCACCGACGACCCCGAGCTCACCGACGCGCTCTTCCGGGGCAACTTCGAGGCCCTCTACGGGTCCTGA
- a CDS encoding MSMEG_0568 family radical SAM protein: protein MDLAIQGIRLADAPVSRRAGAGPSDDGHLLLDGVGAAIPLNPRSPYTLAGGKLLLDGADTGLGVETISRPRFYDLTTADGVPYEQIARLHSARVLATTVVQTCVRYDEDQRCRFCAIEESLRQGSTIAVKSPAQIAEVAKAAHDLDGITQMVMTTGTSNGRDRGATHLARCVRAVREVLPDLPIQVQCEPPGDLATIQELYDAGARSIGIHVESLDDDVRRRWMPGKGSVPMSEYRAAWAEAVRVFGWNEVSTYLLLGLGEDPDETVAAATELIEMGVYPFVVPFRPLAGTLATDVDRVPAPDARMVASVTARVGAALRRAGMLGAAQSAGCAACGACSALSCEGA, encoded by the coding sequence GTGGACCTGGCGATCCAGGGGATCCGGCTCGCCGACGCGCCGGTCTCCCGCCGGGCCGGAGCCGGACCGAGCGACGACGGGCACCTGCTGCTCGACGGAGTCGGCGCGGCCATCCCCCTCAACCCCCGCAGCCCCTACACCCTGGCCGGCGGCAAGCTCCTGCTCGACGGCGCCGACACCGGGCTGGGCGTGGAGACGATCTCCCGCCCGCGCTTCTACGACCTCACCACCGCCGACGGGGTCCCCTACGAGCAGATCGCCCGGCTGCACTCGGCGCGCGTGCTGGCGACGACGGTCGTGCAGACCTGCGTGCGCTACGACGAGGACCAGCGCTGCCGGTTCTGCGCCATCGAGGAGTCGCTGCGCCAGGGCTCCACGATCGCGGTGAAGTCGCCCGCACAGATCGCGGAGGTCGCCAAGGCCGCCCACGACCTCGACGGCATCACCCAGATGGTGATGACGACCGGCACCTCCAACGGTCGCGACCGCGGCGCCACCCACCTCGCCCGCTGCGTCCGCGCCGTCCGCGAGGTGCTCCCCGACCTGCCGATCCAGGTGCAGTGCGAGCCGCCGGGCGACCTGGCCACGATCCAGGAGCTGTACGACGCGGGCGCCCGCTCCATCGGCATCCACGTCGAGTCGCTCGACGACGACGTGCGCCGCCGCTGGATGCCCGGCAAGGGCTCGGTCCCCATGAGCGAGTACCGCGCCGCCTGGGCCGAGGCCGTCCGTGTCTTCGGCTGGAACGAGGTCTCCACCTACCTCCTCCTCGGTCTCGGCGAGGACCCCGACGAGACCGTGGCCGCGGCCACCGAGCTGATCGAGATGGGCGTCTACCCCTTCGTGGTGCCCTTCCGCCCGCTGGCCGGCACGCTGGCCACCGACGTGGACCGGGTCCCGGCACCCGACGCGCGGATGGTCGCCTCGGTCACCGCCCGTGTGGGCGCGGCGCTGCGCCGCGCCGGGATGCTCGGCGCCGCCCAGTCCGCCGGCTGCGCGGCGTGCGGTGCCTGCTCGGCGCTCTCCTGCGAGGGGGCCTGA